Proteins encoded in a region of the Candidatus Hydrogenedentota bacterium genome:
- a CDS encoding family 20 glycosylhydrolase: MRVLLALLLCAGIAAAEQDAPWRGVHVMAWGPAGGEEGLPLLKRAIDEVLVPLSVNVLVYEVGYNFAFDSHPDMRFGNVITKAAARDLAAFCRVRGIRLIPQFNCLGHQSWARQQMVFPLLARHPEMEEPPNVPESERAKLLKSWCPLHPGVNELVFDLLDEIVEAFEADALHAGMDEVLVIGSPRCPRCAGRPPAELFARAVNDLHDHIVCRKGLTMLMWGDRLLDASVPGMGRGWEASDKGTAPAIDLIPKDIVICDWHYSVQEDYPSVRLFLEKRFRVWPASWKDSEAARALIDCALRDATPRMLGYLATSWVIEPGHFAQALLGEGDPEALKDRALPAAASLGAALERLNAAAVER; the protein is encoded by the coding sequence ATGCGCGTATTGCTGGCGCTGTTGCTGTGTGCTGGTATTGCCGCGGCGGAACAGGACGCGCCGTGGCGCGGCGTGCACGTGATGGCGTGGGGACCCGCGGGCGGCGAAGAGGGCCTGCCGCTGCTCAAACGAGCGATCGACGAAGTGCTTGTGCCCCTGTCCGTGAACGTGCTGGTTTACGAGGTCGGTTACAACTTCGCTTTCGACTCGCATCCGGATATGCGCTTCGGCAACGTTATCACGAAGGCGGCCGCGCGCGACCTCGCCGCGTTCTGCCGCGTACGCGGCATCCGGCTCATCCCGCAGTTCAATTGCCTGGGCCACCAATCCTGGGCCAGACAGCAGATGGTCTTTCCCCTGCTGGCGCGGCATCCGGAGATGGAAGAGCCGCCCAACGTGCCCGAATCCGAACGCGCCAAGCTGCTGAAAAGCTGGTGTCCGTTGCATCCGGGCGTGAACGAGCTCGTGTTCGACTTGCTCGACGAGATTGTGGAGGCGTTCGAGGCGGATGCGCTGCACGCCGGCATGGACGAGGTGCTGGTGATCGGAAGTCCGCGCTGTCCGCGCTGCGCCGGGAGACCGCCGGCGGAACTGTTCGCCAGGGCCGTCAACGACCTGCACGACCATATTGTCTGCCGGAAGGGCCTGACCATGCTTATGTGGGGCGATCGTCTGCTCGACGCATCAGTGCCGGGCATGGGCCGGGGCTGGGAGGCGAGCGACAAAGGGACCGCCCCCGCCATCGACCTGATCCCCAAGGACATCGTGATCTGCGACTGGCATTACAGCGTGCAGGAAGACTACCCCTCCGTGCGCCTGTTCCTGGAGAAACGATTTCGCGTATGGCCGGCAAGCTGGAAGGACAGCGAGGCGGCGCGCGCGCTCATAGACTGCGCCCTGCGCGATGCAACACCGCGCATGCTGGGCTATCTGGCCACGTCCTGGGTCATCGAGCCGGGCCACTTTGCGCAGGCGCTTCTCGGCGAGGGCGACCCCGAGGCGCTGAAGGACCGCGCCCTGCCCGCCGCGGCGTCGCTTGGCGCGGCCCTCGAACGGTTGAACGCGGCCGCGGTGGAACGCTGA
- a CDS encoding exo-alpha-sialidase, translating into MERRSFLHALMAGPALATTATVHDERPFETRPQPVLGTESIVYESPDPKSVYAFSPGIARLERGRLVATMDQGGPGGGRPSGAEKGTKKKGWRGRVYTSDDRGKTWTHRTDMPLSHARPFAAGNSVYVLGHRGDLGVMRSDDGGDTWSGPCWLTEKQSWHQAPCNVLYTRGRIFLVMERKTDPAFKSWAVSVLAPVVLSADVDADLTKRESWTFSNELSFNSAIEQAGPPHLIGVPFFLTGVTALLNIGDPRYMAPIGWLETNIVQFTDPDHVWHDPDGRTFHLWMRAHTGGVNLAAVAKAVEAGDGSITVSLEKAPSGEPMLYVPCPGGHMKFHILYDEPTKLFWLLSSQSTDSMTRPERLPKNRYSLPNNERHRLVLHFSKNCVDWCFACRVADSGDPGQGRHYASMCIDGDYLHVLARSGDARAENAHDGNLITFHTVRDFRKLAY; encoded by the coding sequence ATGGAACGACGTTCGTTTCTGCACGCGCTGATGGCAGGTCCAGCACTCGCCACGACGGCAACCGTGCATGATGAGAGACCCTTTGAGACACGGCCACAGCCGGTCCTCGGCACCGAATCGATCGTCTACGAGTCGCCAGACCCGAAAAGCGTCTATGCGTTCAGCCCCGGCATCGCCCGCCTCGAACGCGGCCGGCTCGTCGCTACGATGGACCAGGGCGGACCGGGCGGCGGCAGGCCCTCCGGCGCGGAAAAAGGGACCAAGAAGAAAGGTTGGCGCGGCAGAGTCTATACGAGCGACGACCGGGGCAAGACTTGGACACATCGCACGGACATGCCGTTGAGCCATGCGCGGCCCTTCGCGGCCGGCAACTCGGTCTACGTGCTCGGACACCGGGGCGACCTCGGGGTGATGCGTTCGGACGACGGCGGTGATACCTGGTCCGGACCCTGCTGGCTCACGGAGAAGCAGTCATGGCACCAGGCGCCGTGCAACGTGCTCTACACACGCGGCCGCATTTTCCTGGTCATGGAACGCAAGACCGACCCGGCATTCAAGTCCTGGGCCGTGAGCGTGCTCGCGCCGGTGGTTCTTTCCGCCGATGTAGACGCTGACCTGACGAAGCGTGAATCGTGGACCTTCTCGAATGAGCTGTCGTTCAACAGCGCCATCGAGCAGGCCGGGCCGCCCCATCTCATAGGCGTACCGTTCTTTCTGACGGGCGTCACCGCGTTGCTCAACATTGGCGACCCGCGCTACATGGCGCCCATCGGCTGGCTCGAAACGAATATTGTACAATTCACGGACCCGGATCACGTCTGGCATGACCCGGACGGCCGCACGTTTCATCTCTGGATGCGCGCGCACACCGGCGGCGTCAATCTCGCCGCCGTCGCGAAAGCGGTCGAAGCCGGGGACGGCAGCATCACCGTCTCGCTCGAAAAGGCCCCGTCCGGCGAACCGATGCTGTACGTGCCCTGCCCCGGCGGCCACATGAAGTTCCACATCCTCTATGATGAACCAACGAAACTGTTTTGGCTGCTCTCCAGCCAGTCCACAGATTCGATGACGCGCCCCGAGCGCCTGCCCAAGAACCGCTACAGCCTGCCGAACAACGAGCGGCACCGGCTTGTGCTGCACTTTTCGAAAAACTGCGTCGATTGGTGCTTCGCGTGCCGCGTCGCAGATTCCGGCGATCCCGGTCAGGGCCGTCACTATGCTTCCATGTGCATCGACGGCGACTACCTGCACGTGCTCGCGCGGTCCGGCGACGCGCGCGCCGAAAACGCGCACGACGGCAACCTGATCACGTTTCACACCGTACGTGATTTCCGCAAACTGGCGTATTGA
- a CDS encoding DUF4091 domain-containing protein, with translation MNTRIAFAGLAAVLLAAVVAVAEPAIELKAVPGTVRVRQEQPFAGQDAAVIACARGEYESFQVVVTARGGLLKPCVAGMSTLRGESGAEVAEANITLYRVAYVPVRHSSPGATCPPGLTPDPLVPFKNPYTGEDVAQPVWRENGREGGRFGGNGFEVWPGQHQPVWVDVFVPRETPPGVYAGLFTVHAGDQRAQIPVELTVWGFTLPEGPTHENHFGGFERVAAYHKVEPGSEAFDLIEDRYIAMLAEHRINPPLPRRLRPLVADDGAAIFDEATDAAITEFVDRYHVTNIDVPRAPFGDVPGADRDKALRFYRSWYDYLERKGWARRAYVYMLDEPNDPDAYEQVRRLGALVNEAAPGLRRLVVEQPYTQDPAWGALDGALDIWCPLFGFVHEPSVQRVIAQGDDVWSYTALVQKAPPYHPEYETVKNDLPPFWQVDYPVTSYRIPAWLNRRYGITGLLYWSTVYWGSPDRNPWDDPGFRIRWNGDGALFYPGADAGIDGPVASIRLKSLRDGMEDYEYFALLDARGGRDAVERIVRAAVPTWGSWQQDPYRLLELRAQLAEEILKGQGE, from the coding sequence ATGAATACTCGCATTGCGTTCGCCGGGTTAGCCGCCGTGCTCCTGGCCGCGGTTGTCGCGGTTGCCGAACCGGCAATTGAGTTGAAGGCCGTGCCAGGGACGGTGCGCGTGCGTCAGGAGCAGCCATTTGCGGGGCAGGACGCGGCCGTCATCGCCTGTGCGCGCGGCGAATACGAGTCGTTCCAGGTTGTCGTCACGGCGCGCGGCGGCCTGCTGAAACCTTGCGTCGCGGGGATGTCCACGTTGCGCGGCGAGAGCGGCGCCGAGGTCGCCGAGGCCAACATCACGCTCTACCGCGTCGCATACGTGCCTGTGCGCCACTCTTCGCCGGGCGCGACGTGCCCGCCGGGGCTCACGCCGGACCCGCTCGTGCCGTTCAAGAACCCGTACACGGGCGAAGACGTCGCGCAACCTGTCTGGCGCGAGAATGGGCGCGAAGGCGGCCGTTTCGGCGGGAACGGGTTCGAAGTGTGGCCCGGTCAGCATCAGCCTGTCTGGGTGGATGTGTTCGTGCCGCGCGAAACGCCGCCCGGCGTCTACGCCGGCCTCTTCACCGTTCACGCGGGCGATCAACGCGCCCAGATTCCCGTCGAACTCACGGTCTGGGGCTTCACGCTCCCGGAAGGCCCGACGCATGAGAACCATTTTGGCGGGTTCGAGCGGGTCGCGGCGTATCACAAGGTCGAGCCGGGCTCCGAAGCCTTTGACCTGATCGAAGACCGCTATATCGCGATGCTGGCCGAGCACCGGATCAACCCGCCGTTGCCGCGGCGTTTACGGCCCCTGGTGGCGGATGACGGCGCGGCCATCTTCGACGAGGCCACGGATGCTGCGATCACGGAATTCGTGGATCGCTATCACGTGACGAATATCGATGTGCCGCGCGCCCCGTTTGGCGACGTGCCCGGCGCGGATCGCGACAAGGCACTGCGTTTCTACCGCTCGTGGTACGACTACCTCGAACGCAAAGGCTGGGCGCGGCGCGCGTACGTGTACATGCTCGACGAACCAAACGACCCGGACGCGTACGAACAGGTGCGACGTCTTGGCGCGCTGGTAAACGAGGCCGCGCCGGGACTGCGCCGGCTCGTCGTCGAACAGCCCTACACGCAAGACCCGGCTTGGGGCGCGCTCGACGGCGCGCTCGACATCTGGTGTCCGCTGTTCGGCTTCGTGCACGAACCGAGCGTGCAGCGTGTCATCGCGCAAGGCGACGACGTGTGGAGTTACACAGCGCTCGTTCAGAAAGCGCCCCCGTACCACCCCGAATACGAAACGGTGAAAAATGACCTGCCGCCCTTCTGGCAGGTGGACTATCCCGTGACCAGTTACCGCATTCCGGCGTGGCTCAACCGCCGCTACGGCATTACCGGGCTGCTCTACTGGTCGACGGTCTACTGGGGCAGCCCGGACCGCAATCCATGGGACGACCCCGGATTCCGCATTCGCTGGAATGGCGATGGAGCGCTCTTCTATCCGGGCGCGGACGCGGGCATTGACGGTCCCGTTGCTTCGATCCGCTTGAAGAGCCTGCGCGACGGCATGGAAGATTACGAGTATTTTGCCCTGCTCGATGCGCGCGGCGGGCGGGATGCCGTCGAGAGGATTGTCCGCGCGGCCGTGCCCACGTGGGGAAGCTGGCAACAGGACCCGTATCGCCTGCTTGAGCTGCGCGCGCAACTCGCCGAAGAAATTCTGAAAGGCCAGGGAGAATGA
- a CDS encoding bifunctional folylpolyglutamate synthase/dihydrofolate synthase, translating to MTDATLLTPALSPREYLYSLTLHGVKLGLENIRALLDAAGMPQYRYPTVHIAGTNGKGSVAALVQAMFRAAGYRAGCFTSPHLIDLTERFQINGQPIAARDLDAAIAHFGTKAKTLPRAPTFFELNTAIAFHYFAEERVDVAVIEVGMGGRFDSTNVILPQACAITSIDLEHTEYLGDTHEKIAFEKAGIIKPGVPVIVGERKLAPQGAILERASALASPAYVLGRDFDFTLSGDTWQPRFSYRSHGLTFEAAPLSLVGPYQGDNAAVAVRLAEALREAFPALDARAILRGLADARWPCRLERVLETPPVVVDATHTVAGARFLHRVFERCHVIFAVSSDKDARHMLEAMRPIVRTLTLTVFDGKRAMRLEQLAAAADDIPYETAPTLHEAIARALPRAEPSCPLLVTGSVFAAGEARRILIEHYAAAPLAF from the coding sequence ATGACGGACGCAACCCTGCTGACTCCAGCACTCTCGCCGCGGGAATACCTCTACAGCCTGACGCTGCACGGGGTAAAGCTGGGACTCGAAAACATCCGTGCGCTTCTCGATGCGGCGGGCATGCCGCAGTATCGCTATCCCACGGTGCATATTGCAGGCACAAACGGCAAAGGCAGCGTCGCCGCGCTTGTGCAGGCCATGTTCCGTGCGGCGGGATATCGCGCAGGCTGTTTTACGAGTCCTCACCTCATCGACCTCACGGAGCGATTCCAGATCAATGGACAACCCATCGCTGCCCGGGACCTCGACGCCGCCATCGCCCATTTCGGCACGAAAGCGAAGACGTTGCCGCGCGCGCCGACGTTCTTCGAGTTGAACACGGCCATCGCGTTCCACTACTTCGCGGAGGAACGCGTTGATGTGGCGGTCATCGAGGTCGGCATGGGCGGGCGGTTCGATTCCACGAACGTAATCCTGCCGCAGGCGTGCGCGATTACGAGCATTGACCTCGAACATACGGAATACCTTGGCGATACCCACGAGAAGATCGCTTTCGAAAAGGCCGGGATCATTAAGCCGGGCGTGCCCGTCATCGTGGGCGAGCGCAAGCTTGCGCCCCAAGGCGCTATCCTCGAGCGCGCCTCCGCGCTCGCAAGTCCCGCCTACGTGCTGGGCCGTGATTTCGATTTCACGCTGAGCGGGGATACGTGGCAACCGCGCTTCTCCTATCGCAGCCATGGCCTGACTTTCGAAGCCGCGCCTCTGTCGCTTGTGGGACCGTATCAGGGCGACAACGCGGCCGTGGCAGTGCGCCTTGCGGAAGCCTTGCGCGAGGCGTTTCCCGCGCTCGATGCGCGAGCCATCTTGCGCGGCCTTGCGGATGCACGCTGGCCCTGCCGGCTCGAACGCGTGCTGGAAACGCCCCCCGTGGTTGTCGATGCCACGCACACCGTTGCCGGCGCGAGGTTCTTGCACCGCGTGTTCGAGCGGTGCCACGTGATCTTCGCCGTGTCCTCGGACAAGGATGCGCGCCACATGCTCGAAGCGATGCGCCCCATCGTGCGCACGCTGACCCTGACTGTGTTCGACGGAAAACGCGCCATGCGGCTCGAACAACTGGCCGCCGCCGCGGACGATATTCCCTACGAAACGGCCCCGACGCTGCACGAGGCAATCGCGCGCGCCCTGCCCCGCGCCGAACCCTCATGCCCCTTGCTGGTCACTGGTTCCGTATTCGCCGCGGGCGAAGCTCGCCGCATTCTTATCGAACACTACGCCGCGGCGCCTTTGGCGTTTTGA
- a CDS encoding acetyl-CoA carboxylase carboxyltransferase subunit beta: protein MAFFKRKRFPASGRVKSPVPDGLWMKCDSCRETVYRSEVEEHFHVCPNCGYHYRLGARQRVAQIADPDSFQETNTTISTVDPLRFEVGEETYARRIERAQQESGLHDALLTGFAAIEGIRVAIGVMDASFIMASMGCAMGEKFCRLAADAVRERVPLIVFTASGGARMQEGILALMQMAKTADAVRQLNEAAIPYITVLTDPTTGGVLASFASLGDIVLAEPGAYIGFAGQRLITGALNVELPPGFQRAEYQYENGFVDQIVKRGDLRPLLARLLKCLAPAAQEPSAPVS from the coding sequence ATGGCGTTTTTCAAGCGCAAACGCTTCCCTGCGTCGGGCCGGGTCAAGAGCCCCGTTCCGGACGGGTTGTGGATGAAATGCGACTCCTGCCGCGAAACGGTGTACCGGAGCGAAGTCGAAGAGCATTTTCATGTGTGCCCGAATTGCGGGTATCACTACCGGCTGGGGGCGCGCCAGCGCGTGGCGCAAATTGCAGACCCGGACTCGTTTCAGGAGACCAACACGACGATCAGCACGGTCGACCCGCTGCGCTTCGAAGTGGGCGAGGAAACCTACGCCCGGCGCATCGAGCGGGCCCAGCAGGAATCCGGCCTGCATGATGCGCTGCTGACGGGATTTGCCGCGATCGAAGGTATCCGCGTCGCCATCGGCGTCATGGACGCCTCCTTTATCATGGCAAGCATGGGCTGCGCCATGGGCGAGAAGTTCTGCCGGCTCGCCGCGGACGCGGTCCGGGAGCGCGTGCCGCTCATCGTGTTTACGGCGTCGGGCGGCGCGCGCATGCAGGAGGGCATTCTCGCGCTGATGCAGATGGCCAAGACCGCCGACGCGGTGCGCCAACTCAACGAGGCGGCCATTCCGTACATCACGGTGCTCACGGACCCCACCACCGGCGGCGTGCTGGCCAGTTTCGCCAGTCTTGGCGACATCGTTCTCGCGGAACCGGGCGCTTATATCGGGTTCGCCGGGCAGCGCCTGATCACGGGCGCCTTGAACGTGGAACTGCCGCCCGGTTTTCAACGCGCTGAATACCAGTACGAGAACGGGTTCGTCGACCAGATCGTCAAACGCGGGGACCTGCGCCCGCTGTTGGCCCGGCTACTCAAATGCCTCGCGCCCGCGGCGCAAGAACCGTCCGCCCCGGTATCCTGA
- the ilvN gene encoding acetolactate synthase small subunit: MKHTISILVENHFGVLARVSGMFSTRGYNIDSLCVGETEDPAISRMTVVVRGDDEVILQIINQLNKLVEVIEVSDLSKESYVERELVMVKVTADGTRREIIEIASIFRAKVVDVGNKSLIVEVTGSEGKVNAFVDMMRPFGIQELVRTGEIAIMRAPKGT, translated from the coding sequence ATGAAACACACGATTAGTATTCTGGTCGAGAACCACTTCGGCGTGCTGGCGCGCGTTTCGGGCATGTTCAGTACCCGAGGATACAACATTGACAGCTTGTGCGTCGGAGAAACGGAGGATCCGGCCATTTCGCGGATGACGGTGGTGGTCCGCGGAGACGATGAGGTAATCCTGCAGATCATCAACCAGTTGAACAAGCTGGTGGAAGTGATAGAGGTCTCGGACCTGAGCAAGGAATCGTACGTCGAGCGGGAACTGGTGATGGTGAAGGTGACGGCGGACGGCACGCGGCGCGAGATTATCGAGATCGCCAGCATCTTCCGCGCGAAGGTGGTGGACGTGGGCAACAAGTCGTTGATCGTCGAGGTGACGGGCTCGGAAGGAAAGGTGAACGCATTTGTTGATATGATGCGTCCCTTCGGCATTCAGGAATTGGTGCGCACGGGCGAAATAGCCATCATGCGCGCGCCCAAGGGAACTTGA
- a CDS encoding aminoacyl-tRNA hydrolase — MKIVVGLGNPGPQYGNTRHNLGFAVVDQVAERLGVLCDREKHHGLVGEARLDGERIVLVKPLTFMNRSGECVAPLVRMAGCPLDALLVIADDVNLPLGKLRLRGEGSAGGHNGLKSIIARLGDESFARLRLGVGDNRDGEDLADYVLSRFRPDEWSAVARTVSEAADAVLCWVREGVDRAGNQYNKQV; from the coding sequence GTGAAGATAGTGGTCGGCCTCGGCAATCCGGGGCCGCAATACGGCAATACGCGGCATAACCTCGGTTTCGCCGTTGTCGATCAGGTCGCGGAGCGGCTGGGCGTATTGTGCGACCGCGAGAAACACCATGGGCTGGTCGGAGAGGCGCGGTTGGACGGCGAGCGTATCGTGCTCGTGAAGCCGCTCACGTTCATGAACCGGAGCGGCGAATGCGTGGCGCCGCTGGTGCGCATGGCGGGGTGCCCATTAGATGCGCTGCTGGTCATTGCGGACGACGTAAACCTGCCGCTGGGCAAACTGCGCTTGCGCGGCGAAGGCAGTGCGGGCGGGCATAACGGGCTCAAGTCCATCATCGCACGGCTGGGCGACGAATCCTTCGCACGGCTGAGGCTGGGCGTAGGCGACAACCGGGACGGTGAGGACCTTGCGGACTATGTCTTGAGCAGGTTCCGGCCGGATGAGTGGTCTGCCGTCGCGCGGACGGTATCCGAGGCCGCGGACGCGGTGCTTTGCTGGGTCCGGGAAGGCGTGGACCGCGCCGGGAACCAATACAACAAACAGGTGTGA